From Triticum urartu cultivar G1812 chromosome 2, Tu2.1, whole genome shotgun sequence, a single genomic window includes:
- the LOC125541523 gene encoding 3-ketoacyl-CoA synthase 6-like — MTSLSDLKHLKRLYYLATNKFLLMATTITLAAAVLLLQAAQWIAPIDELLSQLRDLRPINLLLAAILPTAMLRIYSYLIRHPRNVYLVDYACFRTSYKYRAPKATFLEHAHISPFFGESTTKFIARVIERSGMGEDTLVPPALYYVEPDCSLDEGRSEAEMVIFSTIDDLLAKTCIALDAIHVLITNCSLFCPVPSIADRIVNRYALQDDIRVINLSGMGCSAGVTAVGLAKNMLQIIPSGSHVLVVSTETLGPEYYKGNVRSMHLGNILFRVGGSAMLLSTCKHRARFKLAHVERTLFGADDAAYRCVYQEDDPEGNIGLTLSKDLMAIAGETLKANMTAIGPLILPTSELIKYFLFSTARKVLHRRKIRPYIPDFRMAFEHFCIHVGGPAVIDSVQLGLNLSDEHVEPSRMTLHRFGNQSSASVWYQLAYIEDKGRMRKGDRVWMIGFGAGYKCNTAVWVCIQPSPNANGPWASCIHRYPVDVSKEGGLA; from the coding sequence ATGACCTCATTGTCCGATCTCAAGCACCTCAAACGGCTATACTATCTGGCTACCAACAAGTTCCTGCTCATGGCCACCACCATAACACTAGCAGCCGCCGTCCTCCTCCTACAAGCCGCACAATGGATTGCCCCTATAGACGAGCTTCTTTCCCAACTGCGTGATCTCCGACCCATCAACCTACTCTTGGCTGCCATTCTTCCGACCGCCATGCTTAGAATCTACTCCTACCTCATACGTCATCCTAGAAATGTGTACCTTGTCGATTACGCTTGCTTCAGAACAAGCTACAAGTATCGAGCCCCAAAGGCCACCTTCCTCGAGCATGCACACATCTCACCATTCTTTGGCGAATCTACCACTAAATTCATAGCACGTGTGATTGAGCGCTCTGGCATGGGTGAAGACACATTGGTGCCACCTGCACTTTACTATGTCGAGCCAGACTGTTCTCTAGATGAAGGTCGCAGTGAGGCGGAGATGGTCATCTTCTCGACGATCGATGACCTATTGGCCAAGACGTGCATCGCCCTTGATGCGATCCACGTCCTAATCACCAACTGCAGCCTGTTTTGCCCAGTGCCATCCATCGCCGACCGGATCGTCAACAGGTATGCGTTGCAAGACGACATCCGCGTGATCAACCTCTCCGGAATGGGGTGCAGTGCAGGGGTGACCGCGGTGGGGCTCGCAAAGAACATGCTGCAGATCATTCCTTCGGGATCACATGTGCTGGTGGTGTCCACGGAGACCCTTGGTCCGGAATACTACAAGGGGAATGTGCGTTCCATGCACTTGGGAAACATTTTGTTCCGTGTGGGTGGCAGCGCCATGCTGTTATCGACTTGTAAGCACAGGGCCCGGTTCAAGCTTGCACACGTCGAGCGGACGCTCTTCGGTGCAGATGACGCTGCTTACCGGTGCGTTTACCAAGAGGATGATCCTGAGGGAAACATAGGGCTCACTCTATCAAAAGACCTCATGGCCATCGCCGGAGAAACGCTCAAGGCCAACATGACCGCAATCGGACCGCTCATCCTACCAACCTCAGAGTTGATCAAATATTTTCTATTTTCCACGGCAAGAAAGGTGCTCCACCGGAGGAAGATCAGGCCGTACATCCCTGACTTTCGAATGGCGTTTGAGCACTTCTGCATCCATGTTGGTGGACCAGCGGTGATCGACTCCGTACAGCTCGGCCTCAATCTATCAGACGAGCATGTTGAGCCATCGCGTATGACGCTGCATCGGTTTGGGAACCAATCAAGTGCATCCGTGTGGTACCAGTTGGCCTACATCGAAGATAAGGGCCGAATGCGGAAGGGTGATAGGGTGTGGATGATCGGGTTCGGAGCCGGGTACAAGTGCAACACCGCCgtgtgggtgtgcatccaaccatCCCCCAATGCCAATGGACCATGGGCTAGCTGCATCCATCGTTACCCAGTGGATGTCTCCAAAGAAGGTGGTTTAGCTTAG
- the LOC125537210 gene encoding probable protein phosphatase 2C 2: MVAGPEVMHQVVPMLEAQFRRCPVRGAEEVVVGVGVGVSSPPPPVDSQAQVDLEVPDLVKTPLETLQFVPKIRSGSFADIGPRRYMEDEHIRIDNLSGHLGSLLLCPSPNAFYGVFDGHGGSDAAAYMKRHAMRLFFEDSEFPEGLQEDEFFSESVANSIRKAFLSADLALADDSVISRSSGTTALTALIFGRQLLVANAGDCRAVLCRKGMAMEMSRDHRPTYEAERQRVTECGGYIEDGYLNGVLSVTRALGDWDMKMPQGSQSPLIAEPEFQQTILTEDDEFLIIGCDGIWDVMTSQQAVTLVRKGLRRHDDPERCARELAMEAKRLQTFDNLTVIVICFASELGGCLRTSEEASSRRIRSCKSLSAEALCNLRRLLESDQ, translated from the exons ATGGTTGCCGGGCCGGAGGTCATGCATCAGGTCGTTCCGATGCTGGAGGCGCAGTTCCGCCGGTGCCCCGTCAGAGGGGCCGAGGAGGTCGtcgtcggggtcggggtcggggtgtcgtcgccgccgccgccggtcgATTCGCAAGCGCAGGTCGACCTCGAGGTGCCCGATCTG GTCAAGACGCCTTTGGAGACGCTACAGTTTGTCCCCAAGATTAGATCTGGGAGCTTCGCTGATATTGGACCTAGGCGGTACATGGAAGATGAGCATATCAGAATTGATAATCTTTCTGGTCATCTTGGCTCACTATTGCTGTGCCCGTCCCCTAATGCCTTCTATGGG GTTTTTGATGGCCATGGAGGTTCAGATGCAGCAGCCTACATGAAAAGGCATGCCATGAGGTTGTTCTTTGAGGATTCAGAGTTCCCAGAAGGATTGCAAGAAGATGAATTCTTTTCTGAATCTGTTGCGAACTCAATCCGCAAAGCGTTCTTGAGTGCAGACCTTGCTCTTGCAGACGATTCAGTCATCAGCCGATCGTCGGGAACCACAGCTCTTACAGCTTTGATCTTTGGAAG GCAGTTGTTGGTTGCAAATGCTGGGGATTGCCGAGCAGTTCTATGCAGGAAAGGcatggctatggagatgtcccGTGATCACAGGCCAACATATGAAGCAGAGCGTCAAAGGGTCACTGAGTGTGGGGGATACATCGAAGACGGCTACCTCAACGGAGTATTGTCGGTGACTCGTGCTCTAGGGGATTGGGACATGAAAATGCCTCAAGGCTCGCAGTCACCTCTGATTGCTGAGCCAGAGTTCCAGCAGACCATCCTCACAGAGGACGACGAGTTCCTCATCATAGGCTGCGACGGGATATGGGACGTCATGACCAGCCAGCAGGCGGTGACCCTGGTCCGGAAGGGGCTCCGACGGCACGATGACCCCGAGAGGTGCGCGAGGGAGCTCGCCATGGAGGCGAAGAGGCTCCAGACCTTCGACAACCTGACGGTGATTGTCATTTGCTTTGCCTCCGAGCTCGGCGGGTGCCTGCGGACTTCGGAGGAGGCGTCATCGAGGAGGATAAGATCTTGCAAGAGCCTGTCTGCTGAGGCCCTTTGCAACCTGAGGAGATTGCTGGAGTCTGATCAGTAG